The Prionailurus viverrinus isolate Anna unplaced genomic scaffold, UM_Priviv_1.0 scaffold_35, whole genome shotgun sequence genome window below encodes:
- the SLC25A39 gene encoding probable mitochondrial glutathione transporter SLC25A39 isoform X1, whose amino-acid sequence MADQNPGGISPLQQMVASGTGAVVTSLFMTPLDVVKVRLQSQRPSVAGELMSSSRLWSLPYAKLPSSLRSTGKCLLYCNGVLEPLYLCPNGARCATWFQDPTRFTGTLDAFVKIVRREGTRTLWSGLPATLVMTVPATAIYFTAYDQLKAFLCGRALTSDLYAPMVAGALARLGTVTVISPLELVRTKLQAQHVSYRELGACVRAAMAQGGWRSLWLGWGPTALRDVPFSALYWFNYELVKSWLSGLRPKDQTSVGISFVAGGISGTVAAILTLPFDVVKTQRQVALGAVEAVRVTPPHADSTWLLLRRIRAESGTRGLFAGFLPRIIKAAPSCAIMISTYEFGKSFFQRLNREQPLGP is encoded by the exons ATGGCTGACCAGAACCCTGGGGGCATTAGCCCCCTCCAACAAATGGTGGCCTCAGGCACCGGGGCTGTGGTCACCTCCCTCTTCA TGACACCCTTGGACGTGGTGAAGGTACGCTTGCAGTCTCAGCGCCCCTCCGTGGCCGGTG AGCTGATGTCTTCCTCCAGACTCTGGAGCCTCCCCTACGCCAAAT tGCCCTCCTCTCTCCGATCCACAGGGAAGTGCCTCCTGTACTGCAATGGTGTCCTGGAGCCCCTGTACTTGTGCCCAAATGGTGCCCGCTGTGCCACCTGGTTCCAGGACCCCACGCGTTTTACGGGCACCTTG GATGCCTTTGTGAAGATCGTGAGACGTGAAGGCACTAGGACCCTGTGGAGCGGCCTCCCAGCCACCTT GGTTATGACTGTGCCGGCCACTGCCATCTACTTCACCGCCTATGACCAACTCAAGGCCTTCCTTTGTGGTCGAGCCCTGACTTCTGACCTCTACGCACCTATGGTGGCTGGCGCACTAGCCCGCT TGGGAACCGTGACTGTGATCAGCCCCCTGGAGCTGGTGCGGACAAAGCTGCAGGCTCAGCACGTGTCATACCGGGAGCTGGGTGCCTGTGTCCGAGCTGCCATGGCTCAGGGCGGCTGGCGCTCGCTGTGGCTGGGCTGGGGCCCCACTGCCCTTCGGGATGTGCCCTTTTCAG CCCTGTACTGGTTCAACTATGAGCTGGTGAAGAGCTGGTTGAGCGGGCTCAGGCCAAAAGACCAGACATCCGTGGGCATCAGCTTTGTGGCTGGCGGCATCTCAGGGACG GTGGCGGCCATCCTGACTCTACCCTTTGACGTGGTGAAGACGCAACGCCAGGTCGCACTGGGAGCGGTGGAGGCTGTGAGAG TGACGCCCCCGCACGCCGACTCCACCTGGCTGCTGCTGCGGAGGATCCGGGCTGAGTCTGGCACCAGGGGACTCTTTGCAg GCTTTCTCCCGAGGATCATCAAGGCTGCCCCCTCCTGTGCCATCATGATCAGCACTTACGAGTTTGGCAAAAGCTTCTTCCAGAGGCTCAACAGAGAACAGCCTCTGGGCCCTTAA
- the SLC25A39 gene encoding probable mitochondrial glutathione transporter SLC25A39 isoform X2, with protein sequence MADQNPGGISPLQQMVASGTGAVVTSLFMTPLDVVKVRLQSQRPSVAGELMSSSRLWSLPYAKWKCLLYCNGVLEPLYLCPNGARCATWFQDPTRFTGTLDAFVKIVRREGTRTLWSGLPATLVMTVPATAIYFTAYDQLKAFLCGRALTSDLYAPMVAGALARLGTVTVISPLELVRTKLQAQHVSYRELGACVRAAMAQGGWRSLWLGWGPTALRDVPFSALYWFNYELVKSWLSGLRPKDQTSVGISFVAGGISGTVAAILTLPFDVVKTQRQVALGAVEAVRVTPPHADSTWLLLRRIRAESGTRGLFAGFLPRIIKAAPSCAIMISTYEFGKSFFQRLNREQPLGP encoded by the exons ATGGCTGACCAGAACCCTGGGGGCATTAGCCCCCTCCAACAAATGGTGGCCTCAGGCACCGGGGCTGTGGTCACCTCCCTCTTCA TGACACCCTTGGACGTGGTGAAGGTACGCTTGCAGTCTCAGCGCCCCTCCGTGGCCGGTG AGCTGATGTCTTCCTCCAGACTCTGGAGCCTCCCCTACGCCAAAT GGAAGTGCCTCCTGTACTGCAATGGTGTCCTGGAGCCCCTGTACTTGTGCCCAAATGGTGCCCGCTGTGCCACCTGGTTCCAGGACCCCACGCGTTTTACGGGCACCTTG GATGCCTTTGTGAAGATCGTGAGACGTGAAGGCACTAGGACCCTGTGGAGCGGCCTCCCAGCCACCTT GGTTATGACTGTGCCGGCCACTGCCATCTACTTCACCGCCTATGACCAACTCAAGGCCTTCCTTTGTGGTCGAGCCCTGACTTCTGACCTCTACGCACCTATGGTGGCTGGCGCACTAGCCCGCT TGGGAACCGTGACTGTGATCAGCCCCCTGGAGCTGGTGCGGACAAAGCTGCAGGCTCAGCACGTGTCATACCGGGAGCTGGGTGCCTGTGTCCGAGCTGCCATGGCTCAGGGCGGCTGGCGCTCGCTGTGGCTGGGCTGGGGCCCCACTGCCCTTCGGGATGTGCCCTTTTCAG CCCTGTACTGGTTCAACTATGAGCTGGTGAAGAGCTGGTTGAGCGGGCTCAGGCCAAAAGACCAGACATCCGTGGGCATCAGCTTTGTGGCTGGCGGCATCTCAGGGACG GTGGCGGCCATCCTGACTCTACCCTTTGACGTGGTGAAGACGCAACGCCAGGTCGCACTGGGAGCGGTGGAGGCTGTGAGAG TGACGCCCCCGCACGCCGACTCCACCTGGCTGCTGCTGCGGAGGATCCGGGCTGAGTCTGGCACCAGGGGACTCTTTGCAg GCTTTCTCCCGAGGATCATCAAGGCTGCCCCCTCCTGTGCCATCATGATCAGCACTTACGAGTTTGGCAAAAGCTTCTTCCAGAGGCTCAACAGAGAACAGCCTCTGGGCCCTTAA
- the SLC25A39 gene encoding probable mitochondrial glutathione transporter SLC25A39 isoform X3, producing the protein MVSWSPCTCAQMVPAVPPGSRTPRVLRAPWVMTVPATAIYFTAYDQLKAFLCGRALTSDLYAPMVAGALARLGTVTVISPLELVRTKLQAQHVSYRELGACVRAAMAQGGWRSLWLGWGPTALRDVPFSALYWFNYELVKSWLSGLRPKDQTSVGISFVAGGISGTVAAILTLPFDVVKTQRQVALGAVEAVRVTPPHADSTWLLLRRIRAESGTRGLFAGFLPRIIKAAPSCAIMISTYEFGKSFFQRLNREQPLGP; encoded by the exons ATGGTGTCCTGGAGCCCCTGTACTTGTGCCCAAATGGTGCCCGCTGTGCCACCTGGTTCCAGGACCCCACGCGTTTTACGGGCACCTTG GGTTATGACTGTGCCGGCCACTGCCATCTACTTCACCGCCTATGACCAACTCAAGGCCTTCCTTTGTGGTCGAGCCCTGACTTCTGACCTCTACGCACCTATGGTGGCTGGCGCACTAGCCCGCT TGGGAACCGTGACTGTGATCAGCCCCCTGGAGCTGGTGCGGACAAAGCTGCAGGCTCAGCACGTGTCATACCGGGAGCTGGGTGCCTGTGTCCGAGCTGCCATGGCTCAGGGCGGCTGGCGCTCGCTGTGGCTGGGCTGGGGCCCCACTGCCCTTCGGGATGTGCCCTTTTCAG CCCTGTACTGGTTCAACTATGAGCTGGTGAAGAGCTGGTTGAGCGGGCTCAGGCCAAAAGACCAGACATCCGTGGGCATCAGCTTTGTGGCTGGCGGCATCTCAGGGACG GTGGCGGCCATCCTGACTCTACCCTTTGACGTGGTGAAGACGCAACGCCAGGTCGCACTGGGAGCGGTGGAGGCTGTGAGAG TGACGCCCCCGCACGCCGACTCCACCTGGCTGCTGCTGCGGAGGATCCGGGCTGAGTCTGGCACCAGGGGACTCTTTGCAg GCTTTCTCCCGAGGATCATCAAGGCTGCCCCCTCCTGTGCCATCATGATCAGCACTTACGAGTTTGGCAAAAGCTTCTTCCAGAGGCTCAACAGAGAACAGCCTCTGGGCCCTTAA
- the RUNDC3A gene encoding RUN domain-containing protein 3A isoform X2, translating into MEASFVQTTMALGLSSKKASSRNVAVERRNLITVCRFSVKTLLEKYTAEPIDDSSEEFVNFAAILEQILSHRFKGPVSWFSSDGQRGFWDYIRLACSKVPNNCVSSIENMENISTARAKGRAWIRVALMEKRMSEYITTALRDTRTTRRFYDSGAIMLREEATVLTGMLIGLSAIDFSFCLKGEVLDGKTPVVIDYTPYLKFTQSYDYLTDEEERHSAESSTSEDNSPEHPYLPLVTDEDSWYSKWHKMEQKFRIVYAQKGYLEELVRLRESQLKDLEAENRRLQLQLEEAAAQNQREKRELEGVILELQEQLTGLIPGDHVPLAQGSKELTTPLVNQWPSLGTLNGAEGANNPKLYRRHSFMSTEPLSAEASLSSDSQRLGEGKRDEEPWGPIGKDPTPSMLGLCGSLASIPSCKSLASFKSNECLVSDSPEGSPALSPS; encoded by the exons ATGGAAGCGAGCTTTGTCCAGACCACCATGGCTCTGGGGCTGTCCTCCAAGAAAGCGTCTTCCCGCAATGTGGCCGTGGAGCGTAGGAACCTGATCACCGTGTGCAG GTTCTCTGTGAAAACGCTGCTGGAGAAGTATACGGCAGAACCCATCGATGACTCATCCGAGGAGTTTGTGAATTTTGCAGCCATCTTAGAGCAGATCCTCAGCCACCGTTTCAAAG GTCCGGTGAGCTGGTTCAGCTCAGACGGGCAGCGGGGCTTCTGGGACTATATCCGGTTGGCCTGCAGCAAAGTGCCCAACAATTGTGTGAGCAGCATTGAGAACATGGAAAACATCAGCACAGCCCGAGCCAAG GGCCGGGCATGGATCCGAGTGGCACTGATGGAGAAGCGAATGTCGGAATACATCACCACAGCTCTGCGGGACACCCGGACCACCAG ACGTTTCTATGACTCGGGAGCCATCATGCTTCGGGAGGAAGCCACCGTCCTCACCGGGATGCTGATCGGACTGAGCGCCATAGACTTCAG CTTCTGCCTAAAGGGCGAAGTGCTGGACGGGAAGACCCCCGTGGTCATCGATTACACACCCTACCTAAAGTTCACCCAGAG CTATGACTACCTGACGGACGAGGAGGAGCGGCACAGCGCCGAGAGCAGTACCAGCGAGGACAACTCGCCCGAGCACCCGTACCTGCCGCTCGTCACCGACGAGGACAGCTGGTACAGCAAATGGCACAAGATGGAACAGAAGTTCCGCATCGTCTACGCGCAGAAG GGCTACCTGGAGGAGCTGGTGCGCCTGCGCGAGTCGCAGCTGAAGGACCTGGAGGCGGAGAACCGGCGGCTGCAGCTGCAGCTGGAGGAGGCGGCGGCGCAGAACCAGCGCGAGAAGCGGGAGTTGGAAGGCGTGATCCTGGAGCTGCAGGAGCAGCT gACAGGTCTGATCCCCGGTGACCACGTTCCCCTGGCCCAGGGTTCCAAAGAGCTCACTACTCCCCTGGTCAACCAATGGCCGTCACTAGGAACGCTCAATGGGGCAGAGGGTGCCAACAACCCCAAGCTCTACCGGAG ACACAGTTTCATGAGCACGGAGCCACTGTCAGCTGAAGCCAGTCTGAGCTCGGACTCCCAGCGCCTGGGAGAGGGCAAACGGGATGAGGAGCCCTGGGGCCCCATCG gGAAGGACCCCACGCCCTCCATGCTGGGCCTCTGCGGCTCCCTGGCCTCCATCCCCAGCTGCAAGTCCCTGGCGAGCTTCAAATCCAACGAGTGCCTGGTGAGCGACAGTCCTGAGGGCagcccagcactgagccccaGCTGA
- the RUNDC3A gene encoding RUN domain-containing protein 3A isoform X1, giving the protein MEASFVQTTMALGLSSKKASSRNVAVERRNLITVCRFSVKTLLEKYTAEPIDDSSEEFVNFAAILEQILSHRFKACAPAGPVSWFSSDGQRGFWDYIRLACSKVPNNCVSSIENMENISTARAKGRAWIRVALMEKRMSEYITTALRDTRTTRRFYDSGAIMLREEATVLTGMLIGLSAIDFSFCLKGEVLDGKTPVVIDYTPYLKFTQSYDYLTDEEERHSAESSTSEDNSPEHPYLPLVTDEDSWYSKWHKMEQKFRIVYAQKGYLEELVRLRESQLKDLEAENRRLQLQLEEAAAQNQREKRELEGVILELQEQLTGLIPGDHVPLAQGSKELTTPLVNQWPSLGTLNGAEGANNPKLYRRHSFMSTEPLSAEASLSSDSQRLGEGKRDEEPWGPIGKDPTPSMLGLCGSLASIPSCKSLASFKSNECLVSDSPEGSPALSPS; this is encoded by the exons ATGGAAGCGAGCTTTGTCCAGACCACCATGGCTCTGGGGCTGTCCTCCAAGAAAGCGTCTTCCCGCAATGTGGCCGTGGAGCGTAGGAACCTGATCACCGTGTGCAG GTTCTCTGTGAAAACGCTGCTGGAGAAGTATACGGCAGAACCCATCGATGACTCATCCGAGGAGTTTGTGAATTTTGCAGCCATCTTAGAGCAGATCCTCAGCCACCGTTTCAAAG CCTGTGCCCCAGCAGGTCCGGTGAGCTGGTTCAGCTCAGACGGGCAGCGGGGCTTCTGGGACTATATCCGGTTGGCCTGCAGCAAAGTGCCCAACAATTGTGTGAGCAGCATTGAGAACATGGAAAACATCAGCACAGCCCGAGCCAAG GGCCGGGCATGGATCCGAGTGGCACTGATGGAGAAGCGAATGTCGGAATACATCACCACAGCTCTGCGGGACACCCGGACCACCAG ACGTTTCTATGACTCGGGAGCCATCATGCTTCGGGAGGAAGCCACCGTCCTCACCGGGATGCTGATCGGACTGAGCGCCATAGACTTCAG CTTCTGCCTAAAGGGCGAAGTGCTGGACGGGAAGACCCCCGTGGTCATCGATTACACACCCTACCTAAAGTTCACCCAGAG CTATGACTACCTGACGGACGAGGAGGAGCGGCACAGCGCCGAGAGCAGTACCAGCGAGGACAACTCGCCCGAGCACCCGTACCTGCCGCTCGTCACCGACGAGGACAGCTGGTACAGCAAATGGCACAAGATGGAACAGAAGTTCCGCATCGTCTACGCGCAGAAG GGCTACCTGGAGGAGCTGGTGCGCCTGCGCGAGTCGCAGCTGAAGGACCTGGAGGCGGAGAACCGGCGGCTGCAGCTGCAGCTGGAGGAGGCGGCGGCGCAGAACCAGCGCGAGAAGCGGGAGTTGGAAGGCGTGATCCTGGAGCTGCAGGAGCAGCT gACAGGTCTGATCCCCGGTGACCACGTTCCCCTGGCCCAGGGTTCCAAAGAGCTCACTACTCCCCTGGTCAACCAATGGCCGTCACTAGGAACGCTCAATGGGGCAGAGGGTGCCAACAACCCCAAGCTCTACCGGAG ACACAGTTTCATGAGCACGGAGCCACTGTCAGCTGAAGCCAGTCTGAGCTCGGACTCCCAGCGCCTGGGAGAGGGCAAACGGGATGAGGAGCCCTGGGGCCCCATCG gGAAGGACCCCACGCCCTCCATGCTGGGCCTCTGCGGCTCCCTGGCCTCCATCCCCAGCTGCAAGTCCCTGGCGAGCTTCAAATCCAACGAGTGCCTGGTGAGCGACAGTCCTGAGGGCagcccagcactgagccccaGCTGA
- the RUNDC3A gene encoding RUN domain-containing protein 3A isoform X4 gives MEASFVQTTMALGLSSKKASSRNVAVERRNLITVCRFSVKTLLEKYTAEPIDDSSEEFVNFAAILEQILSHRFKGPVSWFSSDGQRGFWDYIRLACSKVPNNCVSSIENMENISTARAKGRAWIRVALMEKRMSEYITTALRDTRTTRRFYDSGAIMLREEATVLTGMLIGLSAIDFSFCLKGEVLDGKTPVVIDYTPYLKFTQSYDYLTDEEERHSAESSTSEDNSPEHPYLPLVTDEDSWYSKWHKMEQKFRIVYAQKGYLEELVRLRESQLKDLEAENRRLQLQLEEAAAQNQREKRELEGVILELQEQLTGLIPGDHVPLAQGSKELTTPLVNQWPSLGTLNGAEGANNPKLYRRHSFMSTEPLSAEASLSSDSQRLGEGKRDEEPWGPIGSSEPN, from the exons ATGGAAGCGAGCTTTGTCCAGACCACCATGGCTCTGGGGCTGTCCTCCAAGAAAGCGTCTTCCCGCAATGTGGCCGTGGAGCGTAGGAACCTGATCACCGTGTGCAG GTTCTCTGTGAAAACGCTGCTGGAGAAGTATACGGCAGAACCCATCGATGACTCATCCGAGGAGTTTGTGAATTTTGCAGCCATCTTAGAGCAGATCCTCAGCCACCGTTTCAAAG GTCCGGTGAGCTGGTTCAGCTCAGACGGGCAGCGGGGCTTCTGGGACTATATCCGGTTGGCCTGCAGCAAAGTGCCCAACAATTGTGTGAGCAGCATTGAGAACATGGAAAACATCAGCACAGCCCGAGCCAAG GGCCGGGCATGGATCCGAGTGGCACTGATGGAGAAGCGAATGTCGGAATACATCACCACAGCTCTGCGGGACACCCGGACCACCAG ACGTTTCTATGACTCGGGAGCCATCATGCTTCGGGAGGAAGCCACCGTCCTCACCGGGATGCTGATCGGACTGAGCGCCATAGACTTCAG CTTCTGCCTAAAGGGCGAAGTGCTGGACGGGAAGACCCCCGTGGTCATCGATTACACACCCTACCTAAAGTTCACCCAGAG CTATGACTACCTGACGGACGAGGAGGAGCGGCACAGCGCCGAGAGCAGTACCAGCGAGGACAACTCGCCCGAGCACCCGTACCTGCCGCTCGTCACCGACGAGGACAGCTGGTACAGCAAATGGCACAAGATGGAACAGAAGTTCCGCATCGTCTACGCGCAGAAG GGCTACCTGGAGGAGCTGGTGCGCCTGCGCGAGTCGCAGCTGAAGGACCTGGAGGCGGAGAACCGGCGGCTGCAGCTGCAGCTGGAGGAGGCGGCGGCGCAGAACCAGCGCGAGAAGCGGGAGTTGGAAGGCGTGATCCTGGAGCTGCAGGAGCAGCT gACAGGTCTGATCCCCGGTGACCACGTTCCCCTGGCCCAGGGTTCCAAAGAGCTCACTACTCCCCTGGTCAACCAATGGCCGTCACTAGGAACGCTCAATGGGGCAGAGGGTGCCAACAACCCCAAGCTCTACCGGAG ACACAGTTTCATGAGCACGGAGCCACTGTCAGCTGAAGCCAGTCTGAGCTCGGACTCCCAGCGCCTGGGAGAGGGCAAACGGGATGAGGAGCCCTGGGGCCCCATCG gaagctcagagccaaATTAG
- the RUNDC3A gene encoding RUN domain-containing protein 3A isoform X3 → MEASFVQTTMALGLSSKKASSRNVAVERRNLITVCRFSVKTLLEKYTAEPIDDSSEEFVNFAAILEQILSHRFKACAPAGPVSWFSSDGQRGFWDYIRLACSKVPNNCVSSIENMENISTARAKGRAWIRVALMEKRMSEYITTALRDTRTTRRFYDSGAIMLREEATVLTGMLIGLSAIDFSFCLKGEVLDGKTPVVIDYTPYLKFTQSYDYLTDEEERHSAESSTSEDNSPEHPYLPLVTDEDSWYSKWHKMEQKFRIVYAQKGYLEELVRLRESQLKDLEAENRRLQLQLEEAAAQNQREKRELEGVILELQEQLTGLIPGDHVPLAQGSKELTTPLVNQWPSLGTLNGAEGANNPKLYRRHSFMSTEPLSAEASLSSDSQRLGEGKRDEEPWGPIGSSEPN, encoded by the exons ATGGAAGCGAGCTTTGTCCAGACCACCATGGCTCTGGGGCTGTCCTCCAAGAAAGCGTCTTCCCGCAATGTGGCCGTGGAGCGTAGGAACCTGATCACCGTGTGCAG GTTCTCTGTGAAAACGCTGCTGGAGAAGTATACGGCAGAACCCATCGATGACTCATCCGAGGAGTTTGTGAATTTTGCAGCCATCTTAGAGCAGATCCTCAGCCACCGTTTCAAAG CCTGTGCCCCAGCAGGTCCGGTGAGCTGGTTCAGCTCAGACGGGCAGCGGGGCTTCTGGGACTATATCCGGTTGGCCTGCAGCAAAGTGCCCAACAATTGTGTGAGCAGCATTGAGAACATGGAAAACATCAGCACAGCCCGAGCCAAG GGCCGGGCATGGATCCGAGTGGCACTGATGGAGAAGCGAATGTCGGAATACATCACCACAGCTCTGCGGGACACCCGGACCACCAG ACGTTTCTATGACTCGGGAGCCATCATGCTTCGGGAGGAAGCCACCGTCCTCACCGGGATGCTGATCGGACTGAGCGCCATAGACTTCAG CTTCTGCCTAAAGGGCGAAGTGCTGGACGGGAAGACCCCCGTGGTCATCGATTACACACCCTACCTAAAGTTCACCCAGAG CTATGACTACCTGACGGACGAGGAGGAGCGGCACAGCGCCGAGAGCAGTACCAGCGAGGACAACTCGCCCGAGCACCCGTACCTGCCGCTCGTCACCGACGAGGACAGCTGGTACAGCAAATGGCACAAGATGGAACAGAAGTTCCGCATCGTCTACGCGCAGAAG GGCTACCTGGAGGAGCTGGTGCGCCTGCGCGAGTCGCAGCTGAAGGACCTGGAGGCGGAGAACCGGCGGCTGCAGCTGCAGCTGGAGGAGGCGGCGGCGCAGAACCAGCGCGAGAAGCGGGAGTTGGAAGGCGTGATCCTGGAGCTGCAGGAGCAGCT gACAGGTCTGATCCCCGGTGACCACGTTCCCCTGGCCCAGGGTTCCAAAGAGCTCACTACTCCCCTGGTCAACCAATGGCCGTCACTAGGAACGCTCAATGGGGCAGAGGGTGCCAACAACCCCAAGCTCTACCGGAG ACACAGTTTCATGAGCACGGAGCCACTGTCAGCTGAAGCCAGTCTGAGCTCGGACTCCCAGCGCCTGGGAGAGGGCAAACGGGATGAGGAGCCCTGGGGCCCCATCG gaagctcagagccaaATTAG